From one Luteipulveratus mongoliensis genomic stretch:
- a CDS encoding TetR/AcrR family transcriptional regulator, whose protein sequence is MTELEKGPRGRRRGRGARERILSASQQLFRDQGINRTGMDQLCATAQVSKRTAYQHFANKDELVAEYLRRIDPDVMPGVFDRTDLTPRERLLAAFEMPASIPLCPYIAVAVELHDPQHPASQYAREYKTAIAARLSETAREAGAAEPEQLGEQLALLLDGASARARVLNSESFPTAAAIAAVLIDNALPASAP, encoded by the coding sequence ATGACGGAGTTGGAGAAGGGTCCTCGGGGCCGACGCCGCGGCAGGGGCGCGCGCGAGCGCATCCTCAGCGCGTCGCAGCAGCTGTTCCGCGATCAGGGCATCAACCGCACCGGCATGGACCAGCTCTGCGCGACGGCCCAGGTGTCCAAGCGCACGGCCTATCAGCACTTCGCCAACAAGGACGAGCTCGTCGCCGAGTACCTGCGCCGAATCGATCCCGACGTCATGCCCGGAGTGTTCGACCGCACCGACCTCACACCTCGCGAGCGGCTCCTCGCCGCGTTCGAGATGCCCGCGTCCATTCCCCTGTGCCCCTACATCGCGGTCGCCGTCGAGCTCCACGACCCCCAGCACCCCGCATCCCAGTACGCACGCGAGTACAAGACCGCCATCGCCGCCCGGCTCTCCGAGACCGCTCGCGAAGCGGGCGCAGCCGAGCCCGAACAACTCGGCGAACAGCTGGCGCTGCTCCTCGACGGCGCCTCCGCCCGAGCCCGAGTCCTCAACAGCGAGTCCTTCCCCACCGCTGCCGCCATCGCCGCCGTCCTCATCGACAACGCCCTCCCGGCGTCAGCTCCTTAG
- a CDS encoding patatin-like phospholipase family protein, whose product MTPLSTTPSDNSGARALVLGGGGSTGNAWLIGVVAGLLESGLDVTAADLTVGTSAGSTAAAQFSGASPTDLLAATLAVPAPQQGGAARPSRPHRSGPVVDHLERRRKIIASSGDVADMRRRLGAAALVLDEESDGTWQAQWRATVAARLPSRDWPARRVLITAVDARTGEPILLDRDSGVDLADAVAASCASALPYRIADRLYIDGGFRSNAENADLAAGFGRVLVLSPFGGRTLTPREWGMDLATQVDELRANGSSVETVFPDSSAEHLFGTNAMNPSLRAPAAQSGYDQGKAIADPLTAFWR is encoded by the coding sequence GTGACTCCCCTGAGCACCACACCTTCTGACAACTCGGGCGCGCGAGCGTTGGTCCTCGGCGGCGGCGGATCGACAGGCAACGCGTGGCTGATCGGCGTCGTCGCCGGCCTGCTCGAGTCCGGGTTGGACGTGACGGCAGCCGACCTGACGGTCGGGACGTCAGCCGGCTCGACGGCCGCGGCGCAGTTCTCCGGCGCGAGCCCGACCGACTTGCTTGCCGCCACCCTTGCCGTGCCTGCACCGCAACAGGGCGGTGCGGCCAGGCCCAGCCGGCCCCATCGGAGCGGCCCCGTGGTGGACCACCTGGAGAGACGACGCAAGATCATCGCGTCCTCTGGGGACGTGGCTGACATGCGCCGCAGGCTGGGCGCGGCGGCACTCGTCCTGGACGAGGAGTCGGATGGCACCTGGCAGGCACAGTGGCGCGCCACGGTCGCCGCGCGGCTGCCCAGTCGGGACTGGCCGGCGCGGAGGGTGCTTATCACTGCCGTCGACGCTCGGACCGGTGAGCCGATCCTGCTCGACCGCGACAGCGGCGTCGACCTGGCAGACGCGGTCGCCGCCAGCTGCGCGAGCGCCCTTCCGTACAGGATCGCGGACCGCCTCTACATCGACGGCGGCTTCCGCTCCAACGCCGAAAACGCTGATCTGGCAGCCGGATTCGGGCGAGTGCTCGTGCTTTCACCCTTCGGCGGCCGGACCCTGACGCCACGCGAGTGGGGCATGGATCTTGCCACTCAGGTCGACGAGCTGCGGGCCAACGGCAGCAGTGTCGAGACGGTCTTCCCGGACAGCAGTGCCGAGCACCTGTTCGGCACCAATGCGATGAATCCTTCGCTGCGTGCGCCCGCTGCTCAATCCGGCTACGACCAAGGCAAGGCCATCGCCGACCCGCTCACCGCGTTCTGGCGTTGA
- a CDS encoding NADPH-dependent F420 reductase: MGDITIIGTGNMARTIGTLAVAGGNTVEVLGRDQSKADDLAKALGSGTTAGEWGAVPSGDIVITALLYDGVVPVVVEYGDALSGKVIVDISNPFNATFDGLTHSEETSIAQEVAKVAPAGASVVKAFNTIFRDVLEKGRPHVFIAGDSAEAKASVKAFVESLGLRALDVGGLQMAPWLEGMGLVTVGLAGNGVGHGDFALGVNEFNG; encoded by the coding sequence ATGGGCGACATCACCATCATCGGTACGGGGAACATGGCCCGCACGATCGGCACATTGGCCGTTGCGGGCGGCAACACCGTCGAGGTCCTGGGCCGCGATCAGTCCAAGGCCGATGACCTGGCCAAGGCCCTCGGCAGCGGTACGACGGCGGGAGAGTGGGGTGCCGTCCCGTCCGGGGACATCGTCATCACGGCGCTGTTGTACGACGGTGTCGTTCCGGTCGTCGTCGAGTACGGAGACGCTCTCTCGGGCAAGGTCATCGTCGATATCAGCAACCCCTTCAACGCCACGTTCGACGGGTTGACTCACAGCGAGGAGACGTCGATCGCGCAGGAGGTCGCCAAGGTGGCCCCGGCCGGCGCCAGCGTGGTGAAGGCGTTCAACACCATCTTCCGTGACGTTCTGGAGAAAGGCCGACCCCACGTCTTCATCGCGGGCGACAGCGCGGAGGCGAAGGCGAGCGTGAAGGCGTTCGTCGAGAGCCTGGGGCTGCGCGCCCTGGATGTCGGTGGCTTGCAGATGGCGCCCTGGCTGGAAGGAATGGGCCTGGTCACAGTGGGCCTCGCCGGCAACGGAGTGGGCCACGGGGACTTCGCCCTCGGCGTCAACGAATTCAACGGCTGA